A genomic region of Psychrobacter sp. M13 contains the following coding sequences:
- the leuA gene encoding 2-isopropylmalate synthase, translating into MSQQATANTADAKVTPKHAAFDYKKYRPFAFAPLLPDRTWPSKTIEKSPMWASVDLRDGNQALIDPMTIEQKMRFFKTIVGVGFKEIEIGFPSAAQVEFDFARKLIEEDHVPNDVTLQVLVQAREHLIARTFESLAGARRAIVHVYNSTCRIQREKVYGKSKEEIKEIAITGANLLVKYAAKYPETEWVFQYSPESFSQTETEYAVEVCDAVCEVWQPENGQEVILNLPATVEASMPNVFADQVEYFCRNLAKREHVTISLHTHNDRGCAVAAAELGVLAGADRIEGTLLGNGERTGNMDVMVMAMNLFSQGVDPELDFSDMSEIVQVVSECNNLPVHPRHPYVGELVFTAFSGSHQDAIKKSLDYNEQHKDKTENVWDVAYLPIDPAHIGRSYQDVVRINSQSGKGGVAYILQRNYGFNLPRWMQIDFSGVVQKQAESSARELQNDEILQTFEDTYLQQGDYDLLDYSVNNKGGEVFFNGQVHMNNETITVEGSGNGPLSSFIDGLAKHTGKSLHIINYAEHAVNPQHSDVDGNSVDNDNKTNANAAAYIQLNVDGEVYSGIGTCSSTVSAMLKGALSALAQAKTATAA; encoded by the coding sequence ATGTCTCAACAAGCCACAGCTAACACTGCCGATGCCAAAGTAACGCCTAAACACGCCGCTTTTGATTATAAAAAGTATCGCCCGTTTGCGTTTGCCCCACTATTACCCGATCGTACTTGGCCGAGTAAAACGATTGAAAAATCGCCGATGTGGGCCAGTGTTGATCTGCGTGACGGTAATCAAGCGCTCATTGATCCAATGACTATTGAGCAAAAAATGCGCTTTTTTAAGACAATAGTAGGCGTGGGATTTAAAGAGATCGAAATCGGCTTTCCGTCAGCTGCGCAAGTGGAATTTGATTTTGCACGTAAATTGATTGAAGAAGATCATGTTCCTAATGATGTGACCCTACAAGTATTGGTTCAAGCACGTGAGCATTTGATTGCTCGCACCTTTGAGTCACTTGCTGGCGCTCGTCGCGCTATCGTCCATGTCTATAACTCAACCTGTCGTATCCAACGCGAAAAAGTCTATGGCAAGAGTAAAGAAGAAATCAAAGAGATTGCCATTACTGGGGCAAATCTATTAGTGAAATATGCGGCCAAATATCCTGAAACTGAATGGGTATTTCAGTATTCTCCCGAGAGCTTTAGCCAGACTGAGACTGAGTATGCAGTAGAAGTTTGTGATGCGGTCTGCGAAGTTTGGCAGCCTGAGAACGGTCAAGAAGTTATCTTAAATTTGCCCGCGACAGTTGAAGCGTCTATGCCTAATGTGTTTGCTGATCAAGTAGAGTATTTCTGCCGTAACTTGGCTAAACGTGAGCATGTCACTATTAGTTTGCATACTCATAATGACCGTGGTTGTGCGGTCGCAGCGGCTGAGCTTGGCGTATTAGCTGGCGCTGATCGTATTGAAGGTACACTCTTGGGTAATGGCGAGCGTACGGGCAACATGGATGTTATGGTCATGGCAATGAATTTGTTTAGCCAAGGCGTAGATCCAGAGCTTGATTTTAGTGATATGAGTGAGATTGTACAAGTGGTCAGCGAGTGTAATAATTTACCTGTGCATCCACGCCATCCGTATGTCGGCGAGCTGGTCTTTACTGCCTTTAGTGGCTCGCATCAAGACGCTATCAAAAAATCGCTTGATTATAATGAGCAGCACAAAGATAAAACCGAAAACGTATGGGATGTGGCTTATTTGCCTATCGATCCGGCACATATCGGTCGCAGCTACCAAGATGTGGTCCGTATTAATAGCCAGTCAGGCAAAGGCGGCGTAGCTTATATCCTACAGCGCAATTATGGCTTTAATCTGCCGCGTTGGATGCAAATTGACTTCAGTGGCGTAGTACAAAAGCAAGCAGAAAGTAGCGCCCGTGAATTACAAAACGATGAAATCTTGCAGACCTTTGAAGATACTTACTTGCAGCAAGGTGACTATGATTTACTTGATTATAGCGTCAATAACAAAGGCGGCGAAGTGTTCTTTAATGGTCAGGTACATATGAATAACGAGACTATCACCGTTGAAGGCTCAGGTAATGGCCCGTTATCCTCATTCATTGATGGTTTGGCAAAGCATACCGGCAAGTCGCTACACATTATCAATTATGCAGAGCATGCGGTAAACCCTCAGCATAGTGACGTCGATGGCAATAGCGTCGATAATGATAATAAAACCAATGCCAATGCTGCCGCCTATATTCAGCTTAATGTCGATGGTGAAGTATATTCAGGTATTGGCACCTGTAGCAGTACAGTATCAGCTATGTTAAAAGGGGCATTATCTGCTTTGGCTCAGGCAAAGACAGCGACTGCTGCTTAG
- the prmC gene encoding peptide chain release factor N(5)-glutamine methyltransferase yields METSKAENMTVRQIKQQAPQFAQTFGVPSFWLTDWLLYVIDKPSSFSITDESYQLTASEFERFNIGVAQMQQGMPLAYLTGRQEFWSLDFKVNAHTLIPRPDTEVLVEQTLSWIKANKSEFENSDQNKRLLDLGTGSGCIAISLAYELTNNKCYKQYSWQIVAVDLSSKALEVARHNAVANKINNIEFVQSSWYEQLSDDDNKFDVIVSNPPYIDETDKHLTSLQAEPISALTAPNQGLADIEHIVQQAPQYLQVRGLLAIEHGHDQGQSVHQLFIDNGFDKVQTVQDFGGNDRVTLGQLL; encoded by the coding sequence ATGGAAACGTCTAAAGCAGAGAATATGACAGTACGGCAAATCAAGCAGCAAGCGCCACAGTTCGCTCAAACGTTTGGCGTACCGTCATTTTGGCTAACTGATTGGCTACTTTACGTTATTGATAAGCCGTCATCATTCTCAATAACAGATGAGAGCTATCAGCTGACGGCTAGCGAATTTGAGCGATTTAATATTGGCGTGGCTCAGATGCAGCAGGGCATGCCGCTAGCGTATTTAACAGGTCGGCAAGAGTTTTGGTCGCTTGATTTTAAGGTAAACGCACATACGCTAATTCCAAGACCCGATACTGAGGTATTGGTTGAGCAAACGCTATCTTGGATTAAAGCTAATAAGTCAGAGTTTGAAAACAGTGATCAAAATAAGCGCCTACTAGATTTAGGCACAGGATCAGGCTGTATTGCGATTAGCCTAGCGTATGAGCTGACTAATAATAAGTGCTACAAACAGTATAGCTGGCAAATTGTCGCTGTTGATTTGTCTAGCAAAGCGCTAGAAGTCGCTCGACATAATGCAGTGGCGAATAAGATTAATAACATTGAGTTTGTGCAAAGCAGTTGGTATGAGCAGTTGAGTGATGACGATAATAAGTTTGACGTTATCGTCTCTAATCCACCTTATATCGATGAAACGGATAAGCATTTAACCAGTCTGCAAGCTGAGCCGATCAGTGCCTTGACTGCGCCCAATCAGGGTTTGGCTGATATCGAGCATATTGTCCAGCAAGCACCACAATATTTGCAAGTAAGGGGTTTGTTGGCTATCGAACATGGTCATGATCAAGGGCAATCGGTGCATCAATTATTTATCGACAATGGTTTTGATAAAGTGCAGACGGTGCAAGACTTTGGTGGTAATGATAGGGTGACGCTTGGGCAGCTTCTTTGA
- the accC gene encoding acetyl-CoA carboxylase biotin carboxylase subunit has protein sequence MIKKLLIANRGEIALRIVRACKALGIETVGVYSTADENLMHLRFVDEAICIGKPNANQSYLDISTILTAAEISGADAIHPGYGFLAENAEFAERVEEAGLTFVGPNADHIRLMGNKVSAINAMRKAGVPTVPGSVGAVTIKNAEEQARNIGFPLIIKAASGGGGRGMRVVERFEEIVGQVQAARQEAELWFGDDTVYMERYLQNPRHVEIQVLADGNGNAIHLYDRDCSLQRRHQKVLEEAPAPGIPDDVRQPILDACVKACELVKYRGAGTFEFLFENDEFFFIEMNTRVQVEHPVTEMITGIDVVVEQLKIAAGYGLSYRQNEIEIQGHAIECRINAEDPTTFAPSPGTVTQLFAPSGTGVRFDSHLYPGYEIPSYYDSLIGKLICHGQTRKQAISKTLHALDELIIEGIKTNIPLHRDVILADTNFTEEAQNIHYLEKELLKPKEDKKVS, from the coding sequence ATGATAAAAAAACTGCTCATCGCCAATCGAGGCGAGATTGCCTTACGTATAGTCCGCGCTTGTAAAGCGCTAGGTATCGAAACTGTAGGCGTCTATTCCACTGCTGATGAAAACTTGATGCATTTGCGTTTTGTTGATGAAGCGATCTGTATTGGCAAACCTAACGCCAATCAGAGCTACTTAGATATCAGCACTATCTTAACCGCAGCTGAAATCTCTGGTGCTGATGCTATCCATCCAGGTTATGGGTTTTTGGCTGAAAATGCTGAATTTGCCGAGCGTGTCGAAGAGGCAGGTCTTACCTTTGTCGGTCCTAATGCTGACCACATCCGCTTAATGGGTAATAAAGTCTCAGCTATTAATGCGATGAGAAAAGCTGGCGTGCCGACCGTGCCAGGCTCTGTTGGTGCGGTCACCATCAAAAACGCTGAAGAGCAAGCTCGCAATATCGGCTTTCCGCTGATTATCAAAGCAGCATCAGGTGGCGGCGGTCGCGGTATGCGTGTCGTTGAGCGTTTTGAGGAAATCGTCGGTCAAGTTCAAGCGGCAAGACAAGAAGCTGAGCTATGGTTTGGTGATGATACTGTCTACATGGAGCGCTATTTGCAAAACCCGCGCCACGTTGAGATTCAAGTATTGGCTGATGGCAATGGCAATGCTATCCATCTATATGATCGTGACTGCTCGCTACAGCGTCGTCATCAAAAAGTCCTAGAAGAAGCGCCTGCGCCTGGTATTCCTGATGATGTACGCCAGCCTATCTTAGATGCTTGTGTTAAGGCTTGCGAGCTGGTCAAGTATCGCGGTGCAGGTACTTTTGAGTTTTTATTTGAAAATGACGAATTTTTCTTTATTGAGATGAATACGCGGGTTCAAGTTGAGCATCCTGTTACTGAGATGATTACCGGTATCGATGTGGTGGTTGAACAGTTAAAGATTGCCGCAGGTTATGGCTTATCTTATCGTCAAAATGAGATTGAGATTCAAGGTCATGCTATCGAATGCCGTATCAATGCTGAGGATCCAACCACTTTTGCACCCTCTCCTGGTACAGTAACTCAACTGTTTGCCCCAAGTGGTACAGGCGTACGCTTTGACTCTCATTTGTACCCAGGCTATGAGATCCCTAGCTATTATGACTCACTTATTGGCAAGCTTATCTGTCATGGTCAAACTCGCAAACAAGCTATTTCAAAGACTTTGCATGCCTTAGATGAGCTTATTATTGAAGGTATTAAGACCAATATCCCACTGCATCGTGATGTTATTTTAGCGGATACTAACTTTACCGAAGAAGCCCAAAATATCCATTATTTAGAAAAAGAGCTACTTAAGCCTAAAGAAGATAAAAAAGTTTCTTAG
- a CDS encoding MFS transporter, protein MSAVKSVPPSTSSKSPIAKKSLSESLKAYLDRRAIIMLLLGFVAGIPILLIFSSLSLWLREAGIDRTVVTMFSWAALGYAFKFIWAPLIDAVPLPILTKLLGRRRSWILVSQIMIIAAICIMASVNPAIEGSLFLMAVGAVLLGFSSATQDIVIDAYRIELAPPSLQAVLSAMYVTGYRLGMIVAGAGALYLADYFGSTETFYSYEAWRNTYWIMAAVMSVGVITTLVIHEPVSQQVLVERKTSEYTRLVLVFAISVIGFVLVFANMGPLLPETESVLFGFLIEVVRMVSSLAAAIAIGYGLVKANLVEPEFARTTWVEPIADFFRRYGMKALLLLALIGLYRISDIVAGVISNVFYQDMDFTKVDIANAVKLVGVIMAIGGGFLGGILAQKMRIMRAMMVGAILACVTNLLFILLTYHPGSLPYMYLAVILDNLAAGLASAVFIAFLSALTSIRFTAVQYSIFSSLMTLLPKVIGGYSGAIVDNTSYPFFFMFTFAIGIPILVLIYLVDKHIVIGGHDDIYGDDDDKGSGKGNAGLELAKANPSLTNTKEPPRASE, encoded by the coding sequence ATGTCCGCTGTCAAATCTGTACCGCCTTCTACATCATCAAAGTCGCCTATTGCCAAGAAGTCATTGAGTGAGAGCCTAAAAGCTTATCTCGATCGCCGCGCGATAATTATGTTGCTTTTGGGCTTTGTCGCAGGCATTCCCATTTTATTGATTTTCTCAAGTCTTTCTTTGTGGTTACGTGAAGCGGGTATAGATCGTACTGTCGTGACGATGTTCAGCTGGGCAGCTCTTGGTTATGCCTTCAAGTTTATTTGGGCGCCCCTTATTGACGCTGTGCCACTGCCCATATTAACGAAGCTATTAGGTCGTAGGCGTAGCTGGATATTAGTATCGCAGATTATGATTATTGCGGCCATTTGTATTATGGCAAGTGTTAATCCAGCGATTGAGGGTAGTTTGTTCTTAATGGCAGTGGGCGCGGTACTACTTGGCTTTTCATCCGCTACCCAAGATATCGTCATTGATGCCTACCGTATTGAGCTGGCACCGCCAAGCTTGCAGGCAGTATTGTCGGCTATGTATGTTACGGGCTATCGCTTGGGTATGATTGTCGCTGGTGCTGGCGCGCTATACTTGGCAGATTATTTTGGCTCGACCGAAACATTTTATAGTTATGAGGCGTGGCGAAATACTTATTGGATCATGGCTGCGGTGATGAGCGTTGGGGTTATTACCACTTTGGTTATTCATGAGCCTGTTAGCCAGCAGGTATTGGTCGAGCGTAAAACTTCGGAATATACTCGCTTAGTACTCGTATTTGCCATATCAGTCATAGGTTTTGTACTGGTATTTGCCAATATGGGACCGTTATTGCCTGAGACTGAAAGCGTGCTATTTGGCTTTTTAATTGAAGTAGTACGTATGGTATCGAGCTTGGCCGCCGCTATAGCGATTGGCTATGGCTTGGTTAAGGCCAACCTTGTAGAGCCAGAATTTGCAAGGACGACATGGGTTGAGCCTATTGCAGATTTCTTTCGTCGGTATGGTATGAAAGCTTTATTGTTATTGGCGCTAATTGGTCTATATCGTATCTCGGATATTGTTGCGGGTGTAATCTCCAATGTCTTCTATCAAGATATGGACTTCACTAAGGTTGATATTGCCAACGCTGTCAAATTGGTTGGGGTCATTATGGCTATCGGTGGTGGTTTCTTAGGAGGCATATTAGCGCAGAAAATGCGTATTATGCGCGCTATGATGGTTGGTGCCATCCTTGCTTGTGTGACTAATTTACTATTTATTTTGCTGACCTATCATCCCGGTAGTTTGCCGTATATGTATTTGGCAGTCATCCTTGATAATCTAGCAGCCGGCCTTGCCAGCGCCGTATTTATTGCCTTTTTATCAGCATTGACCTCTATCCGTTTTACCGCTGTGCAGTATTCAATATTCTCTTCCTTGATGACTTTATTACCTAAGGTGATAGGGGGATATTCAGGAGCTATCGTCGATAATACCAGTTACCCGTTTTTCTTTATGTTTACCTTTGCTATTGGTATTCCTATATTGGTGCTGATTTATTTAGTCGATAAACACATTGTCATTGGCGGTCATGATGATATTTACGGTGATGACGATGATAAGGGCAGTGGTAAAGGTAATGCAGGGCTTGAGCTAGCCAAAGCGAATCCTAGTCTAACCAATACAAAAGAGCCACCACGGGCAAGCGAATAA
- the accB gene encoding acetyl-CoA carboxylase biotin carboxyl carrier protein, with translation MDIEKIRTLIALMEENELVNLEVSSDDEHISLTRHYEAPAPTMMAAPAAGVAPAAVSAKAAAKAGKVENSPMVGVFYSAPTPNDPPFVKVGQQVEAGDTIGIIEAMKIMNPLEATQSGIIDEILVENSEVVQFGQPVVRYKA, from the coding sequence ATGGATATTGAAAAAATACGCACCCTAATCGCCCTCATGGAAGAAAACGAACTGGTCAATCTAGAAGTCAGTTCTGACGATGAGCACATCAGTTTAACTCGCCATTACGAAGCCCCTGCGCCGACTATGATGGCCGCACCTGCTGCTGGCGTAGCACCTGCTGCTGTCAGTGCAAAAGCCGCTGCCAAAGCGGGTAAAGTTGAAAACTCACCTATGGTTGGTGTTTTTTATTCTGCCCCAACCCCTAATGATCCTCCTTTTGTAAAAGTCGGTCAGCAAGTAGAAGCGGGCGATACTATCGGTATCATCGAAGCTATGAAAATTATGAACCCACTTGAGGCAACTCAAAGCGGCATCATTGATGAGATTTTGGTAGAGAATTCAGAGGTTGTACAGTTTGGTCAGCCTGTTGTACGTTATAAAGCTTAA
- a CDS encoding HesA/MoeB/ThiF family protein, protein MTQLTDSQSLTDDELLLYARQVLLDGWDIDAQLRLKYSRVVMIGAGGLGCPASETLVRAGVGQVHLIDDDVIEASNLQRQTLFLPEDIGQPKATTAAAMLGKINPLIKAKGSVARLDENNAYELLAMESGKPNLLLDCTDNFATRDMINRISVRYQIPLLSASAIAMEGQLALFEPQLNTGCYHCVFGETRVDEAADARTCANSGVLASTTAIMGSLQANAALQYLGLTKNPLTGKLLLWDGSRMQQRLMGYRQDKDCIVCASR, encoded by the coding sequence ATGACTCAGTTAACCGATAGCCAGTCACTGACCGATGATGAGCTACTGCTCTATGCGCGGCAGGTATTACTCGACGGTTGGGATATTGATGCTCAATTGCGCCTCAAATATTCTCGTGTGGTGATGATTGGCGCAGGTGGTTTAGGGTGTCCAGCATCAGAGACTTTGGTGCGCGCGGGTGTTGGACAAGTACATCTGATTGACGATGATGTCATCGAAGCCAGCAATTTACAGCGTCAGACTTTGTTTTTACCTGAGGACATAGGTCAGCCAAAAGCGACTACTGCTGCTGCTATGCTGGGTAAAATAAATCCATTGATAAAGGCAAAGGGTAGCGTCGCTCGTTTAGATGAAAATAACGCCTATGAGCTGCTAGCAATGGAGTCGGGCAAGCCCAATTTATTACTGGACTGTACTGATAATTTTGCCACTCGCGATATGATTAACCGTATTAGCGTGCGCTACCAGATTCCGCTATTATCAGCTTCTGCTATAGCAATGGAGGGGCAGCTCGCGCTATTTGAACCGCAGCTTAATACAGGTTGCTACCATTGTGTATTCGGCGAGACTCGTGTTGATGAAGCAGCTGATGCGCGAACCTGTGCCAATTCTGGCGTGCTGGCGAGTACTACAGCGATTATGGGTAGCTTACAGGCCAATGCAGCCTTGCAATACTTAGGCTTAACCAAAAATCCACTGACAGGCAAACTGCTATTGTGGGATGGTAGCCGCATGCAGCAGCGGCTGATGGGTTATAGGCAAGATAAAGATTGTATCGTCTGTGCTAGCCGTTAA
- a CDS encoding YbfB/YjiJ family MFS transporter: MNSARRSIVPIITNQTAIAWIGLYCLAVAMGYGRFLFTATLPDIMTQLTLSTTIAGWLASVNYSGYFIGALISMFVPQRLTYRALMVGIILSIVTTIALVAPNMPLSLWYIIRLLAGIASGIGMILGSSFIIQHFSGAQRSLLSTVHYAGIGTGISASAILTWWLLTLGYHFEVIWLVAGISSLPLIVLLYAIRPIKSDATQSNSTVKYPSIKQTYINFKRSLFEAMIGHTRAIALLAVSYLLAGFGYITSATFLPVMATGQLTDQNYAGLLIWLIVGIFAMLSNPLWGALAKRIGEIKTLMGLTILQAIGMFAPWLFDSALGLYANAVILGLTFVGMVSMTLNLIKSINPAYSNLLMGLATLAYAVGQFIGPLITVALAGSNDNFNAGLIVAGIGLLISLVLLLLFRRQPQSAN; the protein is encoded by the coding sequence ATGAATTCCGCTCGGCGCTCTATCGTCCCAATCATCACCAATCAAACCGCGATCGCTTGGATAGGGCTGTACTGTCTGGCGGTGGCGATGGGGTATGGGCGCTTTTTATTTACAGCGACCTTGCCTGACATTATGACCCAGTTGACACTATCAACCACTATTGCTGGTTGGCTGGCATCAGTTAATTATAGTGGCTATTTTATTGGGGCACTGATTTCGATGTTTGTGCCGCAGCGCCTTACCTACAGGGCGCTGATGGTAGGAATTATTCTGAGCATTGTGACGACTATTGCGCTAGTTGCGCCTAACATGCCTTTGAGCTTATGGTATATCATCCGCTTACTAGCAGGTATTGCCAGTGGTATCGGTATGATACTGGGCTCGTCTTTTATTATTCAGCACTTTAGCGGCGCTCAGCGCTCACTATTATCCACAGTACATTATGCGGGCATTGGGACAGGGATTAGCGCTTCGGCTATTTTGACTTGGTGGTTATTGACGCTGGGTTATCATTTTGAGGTGATTTGGCTAGTCGCTGGGATAAGTAGTTTACCGCTGATAGTGTTGCTTTATGCTATACGGCCTATAAAATCAGACGCCACCCAATCAAATTCTACAGTCAAATACCCTTCTATTAAGCAAACCTATATTAATTTTAAACGCTCATTATTCGAGGCGATGATAGGTCATACGCGGGCGATTGCTCTATTAGCAGTCAGCTATCTACTGGCAGGATTTGGGTATATTACCTCAGCGACTTTTTTGCCAGTGATGGCGACTGGTCAGCTTACCGATCAGAATTATGCTGGTCTACTGATTTGGCTCATAGTCGGTATTTTTGCGATGCTCTCCAATCCATTATGGGGTGCCCTTGCCAAACGCATTGGCGAGATTAAGACTCTAATGGGTTTGACGATATTGCAAGCTATAGGTATGTTTGCACCTTGGTTATTCGACAGTGCTTTAGGTCTGTATGCAAACGCTGTCATATTGGGATTGACCTTTGTCGGTATGGTGTCAATGACTCTTAACCTCATCAAAAGTATTAATCCTGCCTATTCCAATTTATTGATGGGTTTGGCAACGCTAGCTTATGCCGTAGGTCAATTTATTGGGCCCTTGATCACTGTGGCGTTAGCAGGCAGTAATGATAACTTTAATGCTGGACTGATCGTGGCAGGTATTGGCTTACTAATCAGCCTAGTCTTATTATTGCTATTTCGTCGGCAGCCACAATCGGCGAATTAG
- a CDS encoding AarF/ABC1/UbiB kinase family protein — protein sequence MKIHRPHLLKHTFNVVNRVRQTASVAGLSALRVATGEKPDAQLLKETFEQLGTTYIKIGQFIASTPSLFPREYVEAFQSCLDQTTPLSYAYIEQVLRAELEVYGQTLEENFAHIDKEPIASASIAQVHGARLHNGDEVVLKVQKPNVETIMQTDLGVLHMATKLLELIMPSMKFASIAPIIDEIRLRMLAETDFIAEAQNIRDFQQFLQVSGNTRVIAPKVYDDLTTKRVLTMSRLRGVSMVDETAMRQYCSDPAQVMADTLNTWFASLMLCNSFHADLHAGNLMLLTDGRIGFIDFGIVGKLKAESWRACMGMMQALQDNNYQAMAQYMIDMEMTGARGQVDVAALAEDLQRMMQVVMAENITFTSGVPVNVKEQADELNKMMLEIVEVGKRHGIHFPRDFALLTKQLLYFDRFMRTLAPDMDMFSDKRVAMLGQDDTALPSVAS from the coding sequence ATGAAAATTCATCGCCCTCATTTATTAAAACATACCTTTAATGTGGTCAATCGCGTTCGTCAGACTGCCAGTGTTGCAGGACTGTCAGCCCTTAGAGTCGCCACTGGCGAAAAGCCTGATGCGCAACTACTAAAAGAAACCTTTGAGCAGCTAGGTACGACTTATATCAAAATCGGTCAGTTTATCGCTAGTACGCCTTCACTATTTCCACGCGAATACGTCGAAGCCTTTCAAAGCTGTTTGGATCAGACCACACCCTTATCCTACGCTTATATTGAGCAAGTACTAAGGGCTGAGTTAGAAGTCTATGGTCAAACCTTAGAAGAAAATTTTGCTCATATCGACAAAGAGCCGATCGCCTCAGCATCAATTGCGCAGGTGCATGGTGCGCGTTTGCACAACGGCGATGAGGTGGTGCTAAAAGTACAAAAGCCTAATGTTGAGACTATTATGCAGACGGATTTAGGCGTCTTGCATATGGCAACTAAGCTATTAGAGCTGATAATGCCGTCGATGAAGTTTGCGAGCATTGCACCGATCATTGATGAGATTCGTTTGCGTATGCTCGCTGAGACTGACTTTATTGCTGAGGCGCAAAATATCCGCGACTTTCAGCAGTTCTTACAAGTCTCAGGCAATACGCGTGTTATTGCACCGAAAGTCTATGATGATCTAACCACCAAGCGAGTGCTCACTATGAGTCGACTGCGTGGGGTGTCTATGGTTGATGAAACTGCTATGCGTCAGTATTGTAGTGACCCTGCACAAGTGATGGCCGATACGCTCAATACTTGGTTTGCAAGCCTAATGCTCTGTAATAGCTTCCATGCTGATTTGCATGCAGGTAATCTGATGCTGTTGACCGATGGACGCATTGGCTTTATCGATTTCGGTATCGTGGGTAAACTCAAAGCCGAGAGCTGGCGTGCCTGTATGGGTATGATGCAAGCGCTGCAGGATAATAACTATCAGGCCATGGCGCAGTATATGATCGATATGGAAATGACAGGCGCTCGTGGCCAAGTCGATGTGGCGGCACTCGCTGAGGATTTACAGCGAATGATGCAGGTTGTCATGGCTGAAAATATCACCTTTACTAGTGGCGTACCTGTCAATGTCAAAGAGCAAGCGGATGAGCTGAATAAAATGATGCTGGAGATTGTCGAGGTTGGTAAACGTCATGGTATTCATTTCCCGCGCGACTTTGCGCTATTGACCAAGCAGCTCCTCTATTTTGACCGTTTTATGCGCACCCTTGCTCCTGATATGGATATGTTCAGCGATAAGCGAGTTGCTATGCTCGGGCAGGACGATACAGCGCTACCTTCCGTTGCCTCTTAA
- a CDS encoding Lrp/AsnC family transcriptional regulator has protein sequence MINDDNKATVAIDEVDKKLLRLLQVDARMSITELAERINLSATPCARRIKRLEDTGVITGYHTQTDAQKLGYPLAIFIAVSMDRHTAERFEQFERKVQGFDEVVSCSIVTGRSEDYLIKVCVRDMAHYEEFLLHRLNRIEGVAQVHTSFELREVFSRSMV, from the coding sequence ATGATAAATGATGACAATAAAGCAACAGTAGCAATCGATGAGGTTGATAAGAAGTTGCTACGCCTGCTGCAAGTCGATGCTCGTATGAGTATTACTGAGCTTGCCGAACGCATCAATCTCTCAGCGACACCCTGCGCTAGGCGTATCAAACGTTTGGAGGATACAGGAGTCATTACGGGTTATCATACTCAAACGGATGCGCAAAAGCTTGGCTACCCGCTGGCTATATTTATCGCGGTTAGCATGGATCGACACACCGCAGAGCGTTTCGAGCAGTTTGAACGTAAGGTACAAGGCTTTGATGAGGTGGTTAGCTGTAGTATTGTCACAGGACGCTCTGAGGACTACCTAATAAAGGTATGCGTGCGCGATATGGCACATTATGAAGAGTTTTTATTACATAGGCTTAATCGTATCGAAGGGGTCGCACAAGTCCATACTAGCTTTGAGCTACGTGAAGTTTTTAGTCGGAGTATGGTTTAG